A window from Drosophila subobscura isolate 14011-0131.10 chromosome O, UCBerk_Dsub_1.0, whole genome shotgun sequence encodes these proteins:
- the LOC117898099 gene encoding nose resistant to fluoxetine protein 6, with translation MVRLTFILLLWGLTVVKASHWDVELHKGVEMNVEQYQRMVKIRHLSEEFFSFYRNITLSDVVPETRLPTQQDLQCYAEFAQLTAGLVSGSLWAYRMIDSWDLGNYDECLNIQQAITSNYNLNGKYCLAQLPLQQLLGNAGPIGMLNVQTAVCFPATCSAANMDTLLLRLLNQLIGVDLNAELSFVKESTCKTAEKESYDGLTIFIIVLLSVFGAAVGLATLYDYFLCDDQEKLPAILRIFSARYNSRGLFRISNNTNPNVVHCLHGLRGMSLIWVCFGHDYMVSITSPNINLLDAYTWAKSPFMMVIYEAVFAVDTFFFISGMLVSMVALRSMEKAKGKLNIPLMYLHRYLRLTPVVAVAILVYLKVLPLLGDGPLFGTWNFDNYSSCNENWYWTLLYVQNYAADRICLAQTWYLAIDMQLYIIAPLLLIIVYKWGTKGAAVVLLLTLSLAAYLFSIMVIKDLSLISGGDIGLSQKTHNRTSGWLVGFLFGYYLHTIRGRSIKLSRPSVWIGWLTSLALLFTCVFAMYPYGLAKSKSIPILSEAFYVSLSRIAWPLGLSWVVFACMQGYGGLANSFLSSPLWQPLSKLSYCIYMWHLLIQNLNAGRTRVNTYFSDYDVMLRFWQDFGFSLLLAYIMYILVEAPFGGLESLILPNRRAPPAPKLPLAETDPKANQSDNDAEKQTPAPEVIPTEERSGSASAPPLEREIKTKLEASDGKDVKAKS, from the exons ATGGTTCGACTTACATTTATTCTCCTTCTATGGGGCCTGACCGTGGTCAAGGCCAGCCACTGGGATGTGGAGCTGCACAAGGGCGTGGAAATGAATGTGGAGCAATATCAGCGCATGGTGAAGATCCGTCACTTGTCGGAGGAGTTCTTCAGCTTCTATCGGAATATAACTCTGTCTGATGTGGTGCCCGAAACACGGCTGCCCACTCAGCAGGATCTTCAATGCTATGCGGAGTTTGCTCAGCTGACCGCAGGCTTGGTCTCCGGCAGCCTTTGGGCATACAGAA TGATTGACTCGTGGGATCTAGGGAACTACGACGAGTGCCTCAACATCCAGCAGGCCATCACCTCCAACTACAATCTTAATGGAAAGTACTGCCTTGCACAGTTACcgctgcagcagttgctggGAAATGCGGGACCCATAGGAATGTTGAACGTACAGACAGCTGTCTGCTTTCCCGCCACCTGCTCGGCTGCGAATATggacacgctgctgctgcgactccTCAATCAGCTCATTGGAGTGGATCTGAACGCAGAACTCAGTTTTGTTAAGGAAAGCACCTGCAAGACGGCTGAGAAAGAATCCTACGATGGACTCACAATCTTTATAAT TGTTCTTTTGTCGGTGTTCGGTGCAGCAGTTGGTCTTGCTACGCTCTACGATTACTTCCTTTGCGATGATCAAG AGAAACTGCCTGCCATTCTAAGGATATTCTCAGCACGCTACAACTCCCGTGGTCTCTTCCGTATTTCCAATAATACAAACCCGAATGTTGTCCATTGCCTGCACGGTTTGCGTGGCATGTCTCTGATCTGGGTGTGTTTCGGTCATGATTACATGGTATCGATAACATCGCCGAATATCAATTTGCTGGATGCGTATACG TGGGCCAAGTCGCCGTTTATGATGGTTATATATGAGGCCGTTTTCGCTGTGGATACTTTCTTCTTTATCAGTGGTATGCTGGTCTCAATGGTCGCACTGCGTTCAATGGAAAA AGCCAAAGGCAAGCTGAACATCCCGCTGATGTATCTTCATCGCTATCTACGACTCACTCctgttgtggcagtggccatTCTGGTCTATCTGAAAGTGCTGCCTCTTCTGGGAGATGGGCCACTGTTCGGCACATGGAACTTTGATAACTATTCCAGCTGTAATGAGAATTGGTACTGGACACTTCTCTACGTCCAGAACTATGCCGCTGATCGGATC TGCCTCGCTCAAACATGGTATTTGGCCATCGATATGCAGCTCTATATCATCGCTCCCTTGCTCCTGATTATTGTCTACAAGTGGGGAACGAAAGGAGCCGCCGTTGTCCTGCTGTTGACCCTTTCGCTAGCTGCTTACCTCTTCAGCATAATGGTGATCAAGGACTTATCCCT AATTTCAGGAGGGGATATAGGACTCTCCCAAAAAACCCACAACCGAACATCAGGCTGGCTTGTCGGCTTCCTCTTCGGGTACTACCTGCACACCATCCGGGGAAGGTCGATCAAGCTGAGTCGCCCCAGTGTCTGGATCGGATGGCTGACCAGCTTGGCCTTGCTCTTCACCTGCGTCTTTGCCATGTATCCGTATGGCCTGGCCAAGTCCAAGTCTATTCCCATTCTGAGTGAAGCGTTCTATGTGTCGCTGTCTCGGATTGCTTGGCCCCTGGGCCTGAGCTGGGTCGTGTTTGCCTGCATGCAAGGATACGGCGGATTGGCCAATTCCTTCCTCTCCTCGCCCTTGTGGCAGCCGCTCTCCAAGCTGTCCTACTGCATCTACATGTGGCACTTGCTCATTCAGAACCTGAATGCAGGACGCACTCGGGTCAACACTTACTTCTCCGACTACGATGTG ATGCTGCGATTCTGGCAGGACTTTGGGTTCTCTCTGCTCCTGGCGTACATTATGTACATCCTAGTCGAGGCTCCTTTTGGCGGATTGGAGAGTCTGATTCTGCCTAATCGTAGGGCACCTCCGGCACCCAAACTGCCTCTGGCTGAGACTGATCCAAAGGCTAATCAGTCGGACAATGATGCTGAGAAGCAGACTCCAGCTCCAGAAGTGATTCCAACAGAAGAGAGAAGTGGATCGGCATCGGCACCTCCATTGGAAAGGGAGATCAAGACTAAACTGGAGGCAAGCGATGGGAAAGATGTAAAAGCTAAAAGTTGA
- the LOC117896028 gene encoding motilin receptor — MSMSCHCPAPLKCGMGQESRLGWGDELVYGGRQAYRMLSSGGSFLLHTRRLRSDNVATVAHVIHITGRRTTTPTLPLVRGSHGVAVARARTGLTSIGIGLGICWLLLLLLLLLLPPQIQAQDAAATAARTTSQQAGLSRGAPSGSDGAHNATHSIPAHTSSIRSDNSSAATVSATGGATARAGEAAEPLLPQIPPYIRTTAMFFCIAIMLLGVVGNVMVPIVIVKTKDMRNSTNIFLTNLSIADLLVLLVCTPTVLVEVNTRPETWVLGHEMCKAVPFVELTVAHASVLTILAISFERYYAICEPLKAGYVCTKGRAILICVLAWGIAALFTSPILWVAEYKLAEYIDGSSVAVCLTQAITDWTIAFFLMTITVFFVMPFLTLVVLYGIIAKNLVSNRSTMLRARPTKPELSLRARKQVVLMLGAVVLSFFVCLLPFRVLTLWIILSTDQALHELGLARYYSLLYFCRVMLYLNSAMNPILYNLMSTKFRRGFARLCHDAGRFLLKLLTLGRSSDGVGGTRGRSGTISTGLGTNTNTNSSNATAATGSSILSRSSNRRCSEDISRTRLKIELQLPCGSDLEAMAMLHHSGMGKRMARRESDSRLMGLKNSNHNPRRHKPQISFDEQALARPKEAENLA; from the exons atgtccatgtcctgccACTGTCCAGCGCCGCTCAAGTGCGGCATGGGACAAGAGTCGAGGCTGGGCTGGGGTGATGAGCTCGTTTATGGCGGACGCCAAGCCTACCGGATGCTCTCAT caggcggcagcttcCTGCTCCACACTCGAAGGCTTCGCAGCGACAATGTTGCGACTGTGGCCCATGTAATTCACATTACGGGACGCAGGACGACGACACCGACATTGCCATTGGTGAGGGGCAGCCACGGCGTCGCtgtggccagagccaggacAGGGCTGACCAGCATTGGCATAGGCTTAGGgatttgttggctgttgctgctgctgctgctgctgctgctgccaccccaAATCCAGGCTcaagatgctgctgcaaccGCAGCCAGGACGACGTCCCAGCAGGCTGGGCTATCCCGTGGCGCTCCTAGTGGCAGCGATGGCGCACACAACGCAACTCATAGTATTCCAGcccacaccagcagcatccgcagTGATAATTCCAGTGCAGCAACAGTCAGTGCCACAGGCGGTGCCACGGCCCGTGCCGGTGAGGCTGCtgagccgctgctgccacagattCCGCCGTATATACGCACAACCGCCATGTTCTTCTGCATAGCCATCATGCTGCTGGGCGTGGTGGGCAATGTGATG GTGCCCATCGTGATTGTCAAGACAAAGGATATGCGCAACTCCACAAACATTTTCCTCACCAATCTCAGCATCGCCGACCTGCTGGTTCTGCTCGTCTGCACGCCCACCGTGCTCGTTGAGGTTAATACGCGCCCAGAGACCTGGGTACTCGGCCACGAGATGT GCAAGGCCGTGCCGTTCGTGGAGCTGACGGTGGCCCATGCCAGCGTGCTGACCATCTTGGCCATCTCATTCGAGCGCTATTACGCAATCTGTGAGCCACTAAAGGCCGGCTATGTCTGCACCAAGGGGCGTGCCATACTCATCTGCGTCCTGGCCTGGGGCATTGCTGCGCTTTTTACGAG CCCCATACTGTGGGTGGCCGAGTACAAGTTGGCCGAGTACATTGATGGATCATCGGTGGCCGTTTGCCTCACGCAGGCCATCACCGATTGGACCATTGCCTTCTTTCTGATGACCATCACCGTGTTCTTCGTCATGCCATTCCTGACCCTGGTCGTGCTGTACGGCATCATAGCCAAGAACCTCGTCTCCAATCGGAGCACCATGCTGCGCGCCCGCCCCACCAAGCCGGAGCTGAGCCTAAGGGCCCGCAAGCAGGTGGTCCTAATGCTCGGCGCCGTCGTTCTCTCCTTCTtcgtctgcctgctgcccttCCGCGTGCTCACCCTCTGGATCATCCTGAGCACGGACCAAGCGCTCCACGAGCTCGGCCTGGCGCGCTACTACAGCCTGCTGTACTTCTGCCGCGTGATGCTCTACCTCAACTCGGCCATGAATCCCATACTCTACAACCTCATGTCCACCAAGTTCCGCAGGGGCTTTGCGCGGCTCTGCCACGATGCGGGGCGATTCCTGCTGAAGTTGCTCACGCTGGGACGGAGCAGCGACGGTGTTGGCGGCACTCGGGGACGCAGTGGCACCATCTCCACGGGCCTGGGTAccaacacgaacacgaactcCTCCAATGCCACGGCGGCCACTGGCTCCAGCATTCTGTCGCGCAGCTCCAATCGCCGCTGCAGCGAGGACATCAGCCGGACACGCCTCAAGATTGAGCTGCAGTTGCCGTGCGGCAGTGATCTGGAGGCCATGGCCATGCTCCACCATTCCGGCATGGGCAAACGGATGGCCCGGCGGGAGAGTGATAGCCGGCTAATGGGCTTGAAGAATTCAAATCACAATCCGCGGCGCCACAAGCCCCAAATCAGTTTCGACGAGCAAGCACTGGCCCGGCCAAAGGAAGCTGAAAATCTAGCCTGA
- the LOC117896029 gene encoding neuromedin-U receptor 1-like, which produces MCRRRPIIAISSYSIEPYGDGTDAPVCTTAADGFWPIFYFVGSITLFFFLPFGILLLLYAAIAYKLLRPNNAFHRPTSPQPQPQPQPGTGTGTATPSTKGNSHQQSNGMRKHRKQVIFMLVAVVSSFFVCLLPFRAFTLWVIMASAEDVERLGISGYYNLLYFSRFMLYLNSAMNPILYNLMSSKFRSGFWRLLLTCLGQRPSHHHRHHHHMQRKHATAGGSMRNTSRRQANDADEAATLAGGGTSSRPPHRTLRREATFLINSISTSSGTERTTSSSTWRSNSLSISGLGERERGILGAAIIGTTAATVTTACLQERQSSKT; this is translated from the exons ATGTGTCGAAGGCG TCCCATCATCGCCATTTCCAGCTACAGCATTGAGCCCTACGGAGACGGCACGGACGCCCCAGTCTGCACCACAGCGGCCGATGGCTTCTGGCCCATCTTCTACTTTGTGGGCAGCATTAcgctgtttttctttctgcccTTCGGcatactcctgctgctgtacGCGGCCATTGCCTACAAGCTGCTGCGGCCAAATAATGCCTTTCATAGGCCCACctcgccgcagccgcagccgcagccacagccgggcacgggcacgggcaccgCGACACCCAGCACCAAGGGCAACAGCCATCAGCAGAGCAATGGCATGAGGAAGCACCGCAAGCAGGTGATTTTCATGCTGGTGGCCGTCGTCTCCAGtttctttgtgtgtctgctgcccTTCCGTGCATTCACGCTGTGGGTGATCATGGCCAGCGCCGAGGATGTGGAGCGGCTGGGCATCTCAGGCTACTACAATCTGCTGTACTTCTCGCGCTTCATGCTGTACCTAAACTCGGCCATGAATCCGATCCTCTACAACCTGATGTCGTCCAAGTTTCGCAGTGGCttttggcggctgctgctcacaTGCCTGGGGCAGAGGCcgagtcatcatcatcgccaccATCATCACATGCAGAGGAAGCATGCgacggcaggcggcagcatgCGAAACACCTCCCGCAGACAGGCCAATGATGCCGACGAGGCTGCCACTTTGGCTGGGGGTGGCACCAGCTCTCGACCGCCTCACCGCACTCTGCGTCGCGAGGCCACATTTCTGATCAACTCCATATCCACCTCGTCGGGCACGGAGCGCACAACCTCATCCTCTACCTGGCGCAGCAATAGTCTGTCCATTTCCGGACTAGGCGAGCGCGAACGCGGCATCCTGGGTGCCGCCATCATAGGAACCACAGCGGCCACGGTGACAACCGCTTGTCTGCAGGAGCGACAAAGCAGCAAAACCTGA
- the LOC117899509 gene encoding ras-related protein Rab-1A produces MSSVNPEYDYLFKLLLIGDSGVGKSCLLLRFADDTYTESYISTIGVDFKIRTIELDGKTIKLQIWDTAGQERFRTITSSYYRGAHGIIVVYDCTDQESFNNVKQWLEEIERYACENVNKLLVGNKSDLTTKKVVDHTTAAEYAAQLGIPFLETSAKSATNVEQAFMTMAAEIKNRVGPPSSATDNASKVKIDQGRPVEKPNSGCC; encoded by the exons CGATTATCTCTTCAAATTGTTGCTGATTGGCGACTCCGGCGTTGGAAAgtcctgtctgctgctgcgttttgcCGATGACACATATACAGAGAGCTATATCAGCACAATCGGTGTAGATTTT AAAATTAGAACCATAGAACTGGACGGAAAGACCATTAAGCTGCAAATC TGGGATACTGCTGGTCAGGAGCGCTTCCGTACCATCACTTCTTCATACTACCGTGGCGCACATGGTATTATTGTTGTCTATGACTGCACGGATCAGGAGTCGTTCAACAATGTGAAGCAGTGGCTCGAGGAGATCGAACGATATGCTTGCGAGAATGTCAACAAGCTGCTGGTGGGCAACAAGAGCGATTTGACCACCAAGAAAGTTGTTGATCATACCACAGCTGCG GAGTATGCAGCTCAGTTAGGCATTCCATTTCTCGAAACTTCGGCCAAGAGCGCCACCAACGTGGAGCAGGCCTTCATGACGATGGCGGCTGAGATCAAGAATCGCGTCGGGCCGCCATCCAGTGCCACCGACAACGCTAGCAAGGTGAAAATCGATCAAGGACGTCCAGTGGAAAAACCCAATTCCGGTTGCTGCTGA